From the genome of Gracilibacillus salitolerans, one region includes:
- the trpB gene encoding tryptophan synthase subunit beta: MIMSEKGLFGQFGGSYVPEDLQKVLGVLANEFEKAKNDPAFIQEFKDVLTEFVGRENPLTYAKNLSEQQEGARIYLKREDLNHTGAHKINNAIGQILLAKRMGAKRVVAETGAGQHGVATATACAMFGMDCTIYMGKHDMKRQALNVFRMELLGAKVESVAAGQGRLKDAVDAALGDLVENYQHTFYLLGSAVGPHPFPTMVKFFQSVISEESKRQIMEKEGKLPTAVVACVGGGSNAIGAFAHYINEENVRIIGVEPAEAPSLTEGVPAVIHGFKCLTLLDEEGNPKPTYSIAAGLDYPGIGPEHSNLKESGRGEYVTITGQEALDAFKLLSETEGIIPALESAHAIAHAIKLAKELDKDDIIIVNLSGRGDKDVQQVFEMEYGEQE; the protein is encoded by the coding sequence ATGATTATGAGTGAAAAAGGATTGTTTGGTCAATTTGGAGGAAGCTATGTACCCGAGGATCTTCAAAAAGTATTAGGAGTTTTAGCGAATGAGTTTGAAAAGGCAAAAAATGACCCTGCATTTATACAAGAGTTCAAGGATGTTTTAACTGAGTTCGTCGGCAGAGAAAATCCACTTACATACGCAAAAAATCTATCCGAGCAACAAGAGGGTGCCAGAATCTATCTGAAAAGAGAAGATTTAAACCATACTGGTGCACACAAAATAAATAATGCAATCGGGCAAATTCTATTAGCAAAACGGATGGGGGCAAAACGTGTTGTCGCGGAAACTGGTGCTGGTCAACATGGGGTTGCCACGGCTACTGCTTGTGCAATGTTTGGGATGGACTGTACCATTTATATGGGGAAACATGATATGAAACGACAAGCACTTAATGTTTTCCGTATGGAATTATTAGGTGCTAAAGTGGAAAGTGTTGCGGCAGGTCAAGGTCGTTTGAAAGATGCGGTAGATGCGGCTTTAGGAGATCTTGTTGAAAACTATCAGCATACATTTTATCTTCTTGGATCAGCTGTAGGTCCTCATCCGTTTCCTACAATGGTGAAATTTTTTCAATCGGTTATCAGTGAGGAATCCAAACGTCAAATCATGGAGAAAGAAGGAAAGCTTCCGACGGCGGTTGTAGCATGTGTTGGTGGTGGAAGTAACGCGATCGGTGCATTTGCACATTATATTAACGAAGAAAATGTTCGTATCATTGGTGTAGAGCCAGCAGAAGCACCTTCTTTAACAGAAGGAGTTCCAGCAGTTATTCATGGGTTTAAGTGTTTGACCTTATTAGATGAAGAAGGTAACCCAAAGCCTACCTATTCCATCGCGGCAGGTCTAGATTATCCAGGTATCGGACCTGAACACAGTAATTTGAAGGAATCTGGCCGTGGTGAATATGTGACTATAACCGGCCAAGAAGCGTTGGATGCTTTCAAGTTGCTGTCGGAAACAGAAGGTATTATTCCAGCTTTAGAAAGTGCTCATGCCATCGCGCATGCAATTAAGTTAGCAAAAGAGTTGGATAAAGATGATATCATTATCGTTAATTTGTCTGGTCGTGGGGATAAAGACGTACAACAAGTCTTTGAAATGGAATACGGAGAACAAGAATAG
- a CDS encoding sodium:solute symporter family protein translates to MSTTLVWSTIAIYVVIAIVIAYLSRNGRQNSMSGYFLGERKLNGFVSALSYSATTYSAFMLVGLAGLTYNGGVGALGFEIIYFMGVSLVAIFGPRFWLVGKKYGYVTPSEMLGDRYQNKWVAVVAAVASSLFLIPYSAVQLTGIGYLLQGVTNDAIPYTTGVIIATVLALVFSYIAGIRSVAWTDSLQSLIMIITSTIVVILIVNSLGGVSGFFASIEANDPQALAVPGNGFFNFWTFLGLTIPWFFFSISNPQVSQRLFMPASLKSLRHMLLGFLVFGLIYTVVSVVWGFSASILFPGLENADLATPMLLSSDVVPPILGVIVMVGIMAAAISTIDSILLTLSSLFSRDVYRNVKGEANDRKQLMIGKIVIPIIAVLAFLFAQLELDLIAVLSVASSAGLIVVVPAIIGTFFWKRGTAPGVIVSVTISSILVIYIEATGGLLLGLKSGIWGIIVATFLFIVVSITTQPPEQKANEFIDYVKGRMKNKK, encoded by the coding sequence ATGAGCACAACATTAGTTTGGTCAACCATCGCTATCTATGTAGTGATTGCTATTGTGATTGCTTATTTATCAAGAAATGGCAGACAAAACAGTATGTCTGGATATTTTTTAGGTGAACGAAAATTAAATGGTTTTGTATCAGCTTTAAGTTACAGCGCTACGACTTACAGTGCTTTTATGTTAGTAGGACTTGCTGGGCTTACTTATAATGGTGGTGTCGGAGCGTTAGGATTTGAAATTATTTATTTTATGGGGGTTTCCCTTGTTGCAATATTTGGTCCGCGCTTTTGGTTAGTTGGTAAAAAGTATGGTTACGTTACACCTTCGGAAATGTTAGGTGATCGTTATCAAAATAAATGGGTGGCAGTAGTTGCGGCGGTTGCAAGCAGTTTGTTTTTGATTCCGTACAGTGCTGTTCAATTAACAGGAATTGGTTATTTGCTTCAAGGGGTAACGAATGATGCAATTCCATATACAACTGGTGTTATTATTGCAACAGTGTTAGCATTGGTCTTCTCTTATATTGCAGGGATTCGTTCGGTGGCCTGGACTGATTCCTTACAATCGTTAATCATGATCATTACCTCTACAATAGTCGTGATTCTGATTGTCAATAGTTTAGGTGGTGTAAGTGGATTTTTTGCGTCGATTGAAGCGAATGACCCACAGGCTTTAGCTGTTCCAGGTAATGGATTTTTTAATTTCTGGACGTTTTTAGGCTTGACTATCCCATGGTTTTTCTTTAGTATTTCCAATCCACAGGTAAGTCAGCGACTATTTATGCCTGCTTCGTTAAAAAGCCTGCGTCATATGTTATTAGGTTTTTTAGTTTTTGGACTTATTTATACGGTTGTATCTGTTGTATGGGGTTTTTCAGCATCGATTTTGTTTCCAGGCTTAGAAAATGCCGATTTAGCAACTCCGATGTTATTATCTTCTGATGTCGTTCCACCGATTTTAGGTGTGATTGTTATGGTAGGGATTATGGCAGCTGCGATTTCAACGATTGATTCGATCTTATTAACGTTGTCATCCTTATTTTCACGAGATGTCTATCGCAATGTAAAAGGGGAAGCGAACGATCGTAAGCAATTAATGATCGGTAAAATTGTCATCCCGATAATTGCTGTATTAGCCTTTTTGTTTGCGCAATTAGAGCTTGACTTAATTGCCGTACTTTCTGTTGCTTCTTCTGCTGGATTAATTGTAGTCGTGCCAGCCATAATCGGGACATTTTTTTGGAAGAGAGGTACTGCACCTGGTGTGATCGTTAGTGTCACAATCAGTAGTATTCTCGTGATTTATATTGAAGCAACAGGTGGATTATTACTTGGCTTAAAGTCTGGTATCTGGGGAATTATTGTAGCTACGTTCCTATTTATAGTGGTTAGTATAACGACACAGCCACCTGAACAAAAAGCAAATGAATTTATTGATTATGTAAAAGGACGCATGAAAAACAAGAAGTAG
- a CDS encoding BCCT family transporter produces MKHRIIDWPTFIGAFLLLVAVTLPLVLFPEEGKEIVGMANTFMTTNFGVLYLAMGLIIFAFLLYVAFSKNGHVKLGDEGQKPEFNAFSWAAMLFAAGIGSSILYWSVIEWVYYYQGPPFGLAGESTEAIQWATAYGIFHWGPIAWAIYTLPALPIAYFFYVRKKPVLKVSEAVRPVLGGLVDGPLGKIIDIFFIFGLLGGAGTTLALGTPMIAEGVYYLTGWPVTLWLQAVIMLVCTTIFAVSAYSGLRRGIKLLSDINLWLALFILAFILVLGPTRFIVETTFNSIGILLDNFFKMATWVEPFGDLDEFTESGFPEAWTVFYWAWWLVYAPFVGLFVARISRGRTIREMIFGTMVYGTLGCVLFFGIMGNFGLHLQLTGQFDAMSYINDFGAPATIIAIIGQLPLPGLMVSAFTILAVIFLATTFDSSSFILASVSQKEVENEPLRWNRLFWAFTLCIMPLSLMFLGGLDTLQTASIVGGFPLIFIMFLLAWSFMRASNRDITASDDYEPPTIYIKRWKKKKKKRSPLEVLKDQNPDPPED; encoded by the coding sequence ATGAAACATCGAATAATTGATTGGCCGACATTCATTGGAGCGTTTTTACTGTTAGTAGCAGTGACTTTACCTCTAGTTTTATTCCCTGAGGAAGGTAAGGAAATTGTCGGCATGGCTAATACCTTTATGACCACTAATTTTGGTGTGTTGTATTTAGCAATGGGTCTCATTATATTTGCTTTCCTATTATATGTAGCATTTAGTAAGAATGGTCATGTGAAGTTAGGTGATGAAGGTCAAAAACCTGAATTTAATGCTTTCTCATGGGCCGCAATGTTATTTGCTGCGGGTATTGGCTCCAGTATTTTGTACTGGTCAGTTATTGAGTGGGTATACTACTATCAAGGACCTCCATTCGGTTTGGCAGGCGAATCAACAGAAGCAATACAGTGGGCAACTGCCTATGGTATCTTTCACTGGGGACCAATAGCTTGGGCGATTTATACATTACCAGCATTACCAATCGCGTACTTTTTTTATGTTCGTAAGAAACCTGTACTAAAAGTAAGTGAAGCAGTTAGGCCAGTTTTAGGCGGTTTGGTAGATGGACCATTAGGGAAAATTATCGATATTTTCTTTATTTTTGGATTGTTAGGTGGAGCAGGAACTACATTAGCTCTGGGAACTCCAATGATAGCAGAAGGAGTTTACTATTTGACAGGTTGGCCTGTTACCTTATGGTTGCAAGCTGTTATCATGCTTGTCTGTACGACTATTTTTGCGGTAAGTGCCTATTCCGGCTTACGCCGAGGTATTAAACTCTTAAGTGATATAAACTTATGGTTAGCACTTTTTATTTTAGCCTTTATTCTTGTACTTGGTCCTACCCGTTTCATTGTGGAAACCACATTCAACTCTATAGGTATTTTGTTAGATAATTTCTTTAAAATGGCAACATGGGTAGAACCATTTGGAGATTTAGATGAGTTTACCGAATCTGGATTCCCGGAAGCATGGACTGTCTTTTATTGGGCATGGTGGCTAGTATATGCACCGTTTGTCGGTTTGTTTGTTGCTCGTATATCTAGAGGGCGTACGATTCGTGAGATGATATTTGGTACGATGGTATACGGTACATTAGGCTGTGTACTGTTCTTCGGTATCATGGGGAACTTTGGTTTACATTTACAGTTAACAGGGCAATTTGATGCGATGAGCTATATTAATGATTTTGGAGCACCAGCAACAATTATCGCGATTATTGGCCAACTTCCACTTCCAGGATTAATGGTTTCAGCCTTTACGATTCTGGCAGTAATCTTTCTAGCAACGACGTTTGATTCATCCTCATTTATCTTAGCATCTGTTTCGCAAAAGGAAGTGGAAAATGAACCGTTAAGATGGAACCGATTATTCTGGGCATTTACATTATGTATTATGCCACTCTCTTTAATGTTTCTTGGTGGTTTGGATACCTTACAGACAGCAAGTATTGTGGGTGGTTTTCCATTAATTTTTATTATGTTCTTATTAGCGTGGTCGTTTATGCGTGCGTCCAATCGCGATATTACAGCATCTGATGATTATGAACCACCTACCATTTATATAAAACGTTGGAAAAAGAAAAAGAAGAAACGTTCACCATTAGAAGTATTAAAAGACCAAAATCCAGATCCTCCAGAAGATTAA
- a CDS encoding metal-sulfur cluster assembly factor, producing the protein MEREVIEKSLYEVIDPELAINIVDLGLVYDIQIFESNDVLIVMTLTTPGCPMHDSIVNGVKNRLQKIDEMGEVTVELVWEPVWNPSHMSLEAKKQLFG; encoded by the coding sequence ATGGAACGAGAAGTGATTGAAAAATCTTTGTATGAGGTAATAGATCCGGAATTAGCAATAAATATTGTTGATTTAGGGTTGGTCTATGACATTCAAATATTTGAATCAAATGATGTATTAATAGTCATGACATTAACAACTCCAGGTTGCCCCATGCATGATAGTATTGTAAATGGCGTCAAAAATCGATTACAGAAAATAGATGAAATGGGTGAGGTTACCGTTGAATTAGTATGGGAGCCTGTATGGAATCCATCACATATGAGTTTAGAAGCAAAAAAGCAATTATTTGGTTAA
- a CDS encoding DUF2249 domain-containing protein, producing the protein MTLDNRGMEPPQPMIRTLKYLETMESGEQLAIVNDRRPMFLYEELDELGFDHVTESQEDGSFKIVITKRGE; encoded by the coding sequence ATAACCTTAGATAATAGAGGAATGGAGCCACCTCAACCGATGATTCGCACCTTGAAATACTTAGAAACGATGGAAAGTGGTGAGCAGTTGGCCATTGTTAATGACCGGAGACCGATGTTTTTGTATGAGGAATTAGATGAATTAGGCTTTGACCATGTAACAGAATCCCAAGAAGACGGCAGTTTTAAAATAGTAATAACAAAGCGTGGTGAGTAA
- a CDS encoding DUF2249 domain-containing protein, protein MSEEYVELDVREDLALKKEPFDKIMGTIKDLKDNQAFILHAPFKPLPLHKLLNRKGFTYQAEKIERKHWKVIYRKEVKADDNLR, encoded by the coding sequence ATGTCGGAAGAATATGTCGAATTAGATGTCCGTGAAGATTTAGCATTAAAAAAAGAACCATTCGATAAAATTATGGGTACTATCAAAGATTTAAAAGATAATCAAGCCTTTATTTTACATGCACCATTTAAACCACTACCATTGCATAAACTATTAAATCGTAAGGGATTTACCTATCAAGCTGAGAAAATCGAAAGAAAACATTGGAAAGTCATCTATCGAAAAGAGGTGAAGGCGGATGATAACCTTAGATAA
- a CDS encoding COX15/CtaA family protein → MVKKKLLIVIILTYLLIVFGGYVASSESGMGCGPEWPLCNGAVIPELQGDTLIEFAHRVIGLVLFLLFSQVVIHIYRNERYHHLKSIAFYSYLLLIFQIIAGAVVVILDLPALVVTLHLVLAMIFSGLLTYLYRHTENPYFKEKKSQHLPLLLLTLLITIGLGAYVKHTSIGLTCSWFGCHSAFIPTSLEGWIQTVHRVFALFSLVYLIYVAFIYRNRSILIALVLLVIQITVGVITILTKIDLFWGVLHLAFATAVYYFVLDAWLQTKQ, encoded by the coding sequence TTGGTAAAGAAAAAATTATTGATAGTCATTATATTGACGTATTTGTTGATTGTATTTGGTGGCTATGTAGCTTCATCCGAATCGGGAATGGGCTGTGGACCGGAATGGCCATTATGTAACGGAGCGGTGATACCCGAATTACAGGGTGATACTTTAATCGAATTTGCCCATCGCGTGATTGGACTGGTTTTGTTTTTACTGTTCAGCCAGGTTGTCATACATATCTATAGGAACGAACGATATCACCATCTTAAGTCCATTGCGTTTTACAGTTATTTGTTATTAATATTTCAAATAATAGCGGGAGCTGTCGTCGTTATTTTAGATCTGCCTGCTCTTGTCGTAACACTACACTTAGTGTTAGCAATGATTTTTTCTGGATTATTAACCTATCTCTATCGTCATACAGAAAACCCTTATTTTAAAGAAAAAAAGTCACAACACTTACCGTTATTGTTACTCACCCTACTAATAACAATAGGATTAGGTGCATATGTAAAACATACATCGATTGGTTTAACGTGTAGTTGGTTTGGTTGTCATTCAGCGTTTATCCCAACCTCACTAGAAGGATGGATACAAACGGTCCATCGAGTTTTTGCTCTTTTTAGTTTGGTTTATCTCATTTATGTGGCATTCATCTATCGCAACCGCTCCATACTCATAGCGCTCGTTTTGCTAGTTATCCAAATAACGGTTGGTGTTATCACCATCTTGACCAAGATTGACCTGTTCTGGGGCGTGTTACATTTAGCCTTTGCCACTGCTGTTTACTATTTTGTGCTTGATGCGTGGTTACAAACTAAACAGTAA
- a CDS encoding LLM class flavin-dependent oxidoreductase encodes MEFGVYSLSEILENPKTKQTLTAKERVDMLVEMARYADQIGLDLFGVGEHHRLDYAVSSPQMLLSAISQQTSKIKLTALTSLLNTADPVRLFEDFATLDLLSGGRVEFTAGRGAFVESFPLFGYSEKHYDELFDEHLHLFLQLNQQEKVTWEGRYRPPLQAAEIAPRPLQNKLPLSIGVGGTIESAERAGRNGCGLTVVMIGGTAKKYQRLVQHYHEVYQGERPVVAIAGHTMIRETELELEQDFYPYYANYWKHLTKQGIGGAMGAARTDLEFITSKESTLFVGTPEQIVEKIIYQHQLFHHDRYHAQVDFGGQPIESIKQTMDLLVNQVIPEVNRRLKDSNKVD; translated from the coding sequence ATGGAGTTTGGAGTTTATAGTTTATCCGAAATCTTAGAAAACCCAAAAACAAAACAAACGTTAACGGCAAAAGAACGTGTCGATATGTTAGTGGAAATGGCTCGCTATGCAGATCAGATAGGGTTAGATCTTTTTGGTGTGGGAGAGCATCATCGTCTGGATTATGCAGTTTCCTCACCGCAAATGCTGCTTTCTGCCATTTCTCAGCAAACAAGTAAGATCAAATTAACAGCATTAACTTCCTTATTAAATACCGCAGATCCAGTACGATTATTTGAAGATTTTGCGACCTTAGATTTGTTGTCTGGAGGTCGCGTGGAATTTACTGCAGGAAGAGGAGCATTTGTCGAATCTTTTCCATTGTTTGGTTACAGTGAAAAGCATTATGACGAACTCTTTGACGAACATTTACATCTTTTTTTACAACTTAATCAACAAGAAAAAGTAACATGGGAAGGTAGATACCGACCACCTTTACAAGCTGCAGAGATTGCACCACGACCACTGCAGAACAAGTTACCACTCTCGATCGGAGTTGGTGGAACGATCGAGAGTGCTGAACGAGCAGGTCGCAATGGCTGTGGCCTAACAGTTGTAATGATTGGTGGAACCGCAAAAAAATACCAACGATTAGTTCAACACTATCATGAAGTCTATCAAGGGGAAAGGCCAGTAGTTGCTATCGCTGGTCATACGATGATTCGTGAAACAGAATTGGAGTTAGAACAGGATTTCTATCCCTATTATGCTAACTATTGGAAGCATCTAACGAAACAAGGGATTGGTGGTGCAATGGGTGCTGCTCGAACAGATTTAGAATTTATCACGAGTAAAGAATCGACTCTCTTTGTAGGTACACCAGAACAAATCGTAGAAAAAATAATCTACCAACATCAATTGTTTCATCATGATCGATATCATGCACAAGTTGATTTTGGTGGGCAACCGATCGAATCGATCAAACAAACGATGGATTTACTAGTTAATCAAGTTATACCAGAAGTAAATAGAAGGTTGAAAGATAGTAACAAGGTAGATTAA
- a CDS encoding RluA family pseudouridine synthase → MNIHILYEDNHLLMVEKPVNLLVQKDQSHDEDLLSILKKDIKIRYQKPGNVYLGLVHRLDRPVGGVMVFAKTSKAASRLSDTIRKNQLNKTYLAVVRGVPEPNGEWMDFLWKDRRHNFVTVSSKNNQKAKKAVLDYQLLASDKGLSLVKINLHTGRPHQIRVQFASRGYPLYGDQKYGKKVNNPGQQIALWSHELEFVHPVRKEEVSAVSFPPDQYPWSNWGALLTK, encoded by the coding sequence ATGAATATTCATATTTTATATGAGGACAACCACTTGTTAATGGTGGAAAAACCAGTTAATTTACTTGTGCAAAAAGATCAAAGTCATGATGAGGATTTGCTCTCCATCTTGAAGAAAGATATCAAAATCCGCTATCAGAAGCCAGGTAATGTTTATTTAGGCCTAGTTCATCGATTAGATCGACCTGTTGGTGGCGTGATGGTATTTGCGAAAACATCAAAAGCGGCATCCCGATTATCTGATACAATCCGTAAAAATCAATTAAATAAAACATACCTGGCTGTTGTCAGAGGGGTTCCGGAACCAAACGGGGAATGGATGGATTTTTTGTGGAAAGACCGTCGTCACAATTTCGTCACGGTTTCGTCAAAAAATAATCAAAAAGCAAAAAAAGCTGTCCTTGATTATCAACTTTTAGCTAGTGATAAAGGCTTGAGCTTAGTGAAGATCAATTTACATACTGGACGACCACATCAAATTCGGGTTCAGTTTGCATCACGGGGATATCCGCTATATGGTGATCAGAAATATGGGAAAAAGGTGAACAATCCTGGCCAGCAAATTGCGTTATGGTCGCACGAATTAGAATTTGTTCATCCAGTTCGTAAAGAAGAAGTCAGTGCGGTATCATTTCCACCTGATCAGTATCCATGGTCGAACTGGGGAGCATTACTTACGAAATAG
- a CDS encoding cupredoxin domain-containing protein, whose translation MKKILLGMMTLSLTLVLAACGGDDEGSSNNDGETASGDGETVEIQASNWQFDQEEYTVPAGEVTVSLANEEGFHGIEIEGTDITLDEEGSETATLEAGEYTIRCSIMCGTGHDDMVATLIVE comes from the coding sequence ATGAAAAAAATACTTTTAGGCATGATGACATTATCATTAACACTTGTGCTTGCAGCTTGTGGCGGTGATGATGAAGGAAGTTCAAATAACGATGGAGAAACTGCAAGTGGTGATGGCGAAACAGTTGAAATTCAAGCTTCTAACTGGCAATTTGATCAAGAAGAATATACTGTGCCAGCTGGTGAAGTTACGGTAAGCCTTGCAAACGAAGAAGGTTTCCACGGTATAGAAATAGAAGGAACAGATATTACATTGGATGAAGAAGGTTCCGAAACAGCAACACTTGAAGCTGGGGAATATACCATCAGATGTTCTATCATGTGTGGTACTGGTCACGATGATATGGTGGCAACATTAATAGTTGAATAA
- a CDS encoding cytochrome c oxidase subunit 2A, with product MYSSTKKSNESMSGTIASVTIVALVIILMWAGVFAIYMARV from the coding sequence ATGTATTCCAGTACCAAAAAATCAAACGAATCCATGTCAGGAACAATCGCCTCTGTCACTATTGTTGCTTTAGTCATTATTTTAATGTGGGCAGGTGTATTTGCCATTTATATGGCTAGAGTGTGA
- a CDS encoding cytochrome c oxidase subunit II has protein sequence MSKLEEIWMTVSVGVLVIFMVIVGYQTYALGMGPPSHKETIDPQKVEQTAPFDNPGLIDLGDNKYELVMTLEAFAFNPGNVEVPVGAEVEFTMTSKDVSHGVQIPGTNVNAMVLPGHIQKITHTFDEPGEYLILCNEYCGTGHQAMFTTITVK, from the coding sequence ATGAGTAAATTAGAAGAAATTTGGATGACAGTTAGTGTTGGTGTTCTCGTTATCTTTATGGTAATTGTCGGATACCAAACCTATGCCTTGGGGATGGGGCCACCAAGTCATAAAGAAACGATCGATCCGCAAAAAGTGGAACAAACCGCTCCATTTGATAACCCTGGCCTAATTGACCTCGGTGACAACAAATACGAACTTGTTATGACGCTAGAAGCGTTTGCCTTTAACCCAGGAAATGTCGAAGTGCCGGTTGGAGCAGAGGTCGAATTTACCATGACCTCAAAAGATGTATCACATGGTGTTCAAATTCCAGGAACAAATGTAAATGCGATGGTATTACCTGGTCATATTCAAAAAATTACACATACATTTGATGAACCTGGTGAGTATCTCATTTTGTGTAATGAATATTGCGGTACTGGACATCAAGCAATGTTTACTACGATTACAGTGAAATAA
- a CDS encoding cbb3-type cytochrome c oxidase subunit I, whose translation MEQAKNIGIRENVISNLGVNPQDAKISLTYFTISFATLLIGGLLGLIQGLERAGLYSLPAGFNYYQVLSAHGLLLLVVFTATFTIGYQLANLSHSFNGLLPKVRKMIWIGIVLKVIGVVLAVTMIVLGEASVLYTFYPPLAAHPIFYIGLVLLVLGIWSVAFGVFINYRHWRKENPGKPTPILAFFAMGVFVLWFFASLGVTIEVFMIIPWVLGWVETINVMVTRTLFWWFGHTLVNIWYLVATSAWYIIVPKIVGGKHFNEKLIRLVVILLVVLNIPGGFHHQIIDPAISISIKFLHVFMSLSIAVPSLMTAFAMFYVLEKAGRKKGGKGLFGWFKKLPWGDVRFLAPMIAMIAFIPGGAGGIVNTSNQMNQVIHNTMWVVGHFHVTVGVSVVLTFFGICYWLIPHLSKRQLTPKMNKIGVIQTWIWTIGMTIMAGSMHLAGLVGDPRRTSDTTYAGHETALSWLPYEYVFATGATLLLIGVIIQVYAVFNMMFFAPKGKTEYPVSEPEDDQPKVPMWTERWGLWAIVLLAVVAMAYVIPIVDMIVNAPPGSPPIKTW comes from the coding sequence ATGGAACAGGCAAAAAATATTGGAATCAGAGAAAATGTAATAAGTAATTTAGGAGTTAACCCTCAGGATGCTAAAATTTCGCTGACTTATTTCACCATTTCATTTGCAACATTATTAATTGGTGGTTTATTAGGGTTAATTCAAGGATTAGAACGCGCTGGTCTTTATTCGTTACCCGCAGGATTTAATTATTATCAAGTCTTATCCGCACACGGACTTTTATTATTGGTAGTTTTTACTGCTACATTTACAATCGGGTATCAACTTGCGAACCTCTCCCATTCTTTTAATGGATTATTACCAAAAGTTCGAAAAATGATCTGGATTGGTATCGTATTAAAGGTAATTGGTGTTGTACTTGCCGTAACCATGATTGTCTTAGGTGAAGCATCTGTATTATACACTTTCTACCCACCATTGGCAGCACACCCAATCTTTTACATTGGGCTAGTTCTACTAGTGTTAGGTATTTGGTCTGTCGCTTTTGGTGTATTTATCAACTATCGTCATTGGCGAAAAGAAAACCCGGGCAAACCAACACCAATTCTTGCTTTTTTTGCAATGGGTGTGTTTGTACTATGGTTCTTCGCTAGTCTCGGTGTAACCATTGAAGTATTTATGATTATCCCTTGGGTATTAGGATGGGTGGAAACAATTAATGTGATGGTAACAAGAACACTATTTTGGTGGTTTGGTCATACCCTTGTTAACATTTGGTATCTTGTTGCTACTTCTGCATGGTATATTATTGTTCCGAAAATCGTGGGAGGTAAACATTTCAATGAGAAATTAATTCGTTTAGTTGTTATTTTACTCGTTGTATTGAACATCCCAGGAGGTTTCCACCATCAAATTATCGATCCTGCTATCTCCATATCCATTAAATTCTTACACGTATTCATGAGCTTGTCGATCGCTGTTCCATCATTAATGACTGCTTTTGCCATGTTCTATGTGTTAGAAAAAGCTGGACGAAAAAAAGGTGGAAAAGGATTATTCGGATGGTTTAAGAAGCTACCATGGGGCGATGTTCGTTTCCTTGCACCAATGATTGCGATGATTGCCTTTATTCCGGGTGGTGCAGGTGGTATTGTCAACACAAGTAATCAAATGAACCAAGTCATTCATAATACCATGTGGGTGGTTGGACACTTCCACGTCACCGTTGGGGTATCCGTGGTGCTTACGTTCTTTGGTATTTGTTACTGGTTAATTCCACACTTATCCAAGCGTCAATTAACACCGAAAATGAATAAAATTGGTGTGATTCAAACTTGGATTTGGACGATTGGCATGACGATTATGGCTGGTTCCATGCATTTAGCTGGCTTAGTCGGAGATCCTCGTCGTACTTCTGATACAACATATGCTGGTCATGAAACAGCATTAAGCTGGTTGCCATATGAGTATGTCTTCGCAACTGGAGCAACACTACTATTGATAGGTGTCATTATTCAGGTGTATGCCGTGTTTAACATGATGTTCTTTGCTCCAAAAGGCAAAACAGAATACCCTGTTTCCGAGCCGGAGGATGATCAGCCAAAAGTTCCGATGTGGACAGAACGCTGGGGATTATGGGCCATTGTATTACTTGCTGTCGTAGCAATGGCATATGTTATTCCAATTGTAGACATGATTGTTAATGCACCTCCAGGATCTCCACCAATCAAAACTTGGTAA